From the genome of Delphinus delphis chromosome 8, mDelDel1.2, whole genome shotgun sequence, one region includes:
- the RBMXL2 gene encoding RNA-binding motif protein, X-linked-like-2 translates to MVEVDRPGKLFIGGLNLETDEKILEATFGKYGCLTEVLLMKDRETSKSRGFAFVTFESPADAKAAARDMNGKTLDGKAIKVAQATKPAFESSRRGPPPSHSRTRGLLGDRGSGPRRPQSRGGPADDGGYAGDFYLRSSRAPLPVKRGPPPPRRAGPPPKRAAPSGPARSGNGGIHGRPPATRGRDGYAGPLRREPPPPRRDPYLGPREEGYSPRDSYSSSRDYSSARDPRGFAPSPREYTYRDYGHSSARDDCPSRGYGERDGYGGRDRDYLYHPSGGSYRDPFESYGDPRSAAPSRGPPPSYGGGRYDEYRGCPPDAYGGGRSERYWRGRDRAGRADRGRLRSMERGCPPPRESYSGSGRRAPLGGGRLGSCAERGGDRSRY, encoded by the coding sequence ATGGTGGAAGTGGACCGCCCGGGGAAGCTCTTCATTGGCGGGCTCAACCTCGAAACCGACGAGAAAATCCTCGAGGCCACGTTTGGCAAGTATGGCTGCCTCACCGAGGTGCTCCTGATGAAAGATCGAGAAACCAGCAAGTCCAGGGGCTTCGCGTTCGTCACCTTCGAAAGCCCGGCAGATGCCAAGGCCGCCGCCAGAGATATGAACGGCAAGACCCTGGATGGTAAGGCCATAAAGGTGGCCCAGGCCACCAAGCCGGCGTTCGAGAGCAGCCGGCGGGGCCCGCCGCCGTCCCATAGCCGCACGAGGGGCCTGCTCGGGGACCGCGGCAGCGGCCCACGGCGCCCCCAGTCCCGGGGCGGGCCGGCGGACGACGGCGGCTACGCGGGCGACTTCTACCTGCGGTCCTCCCGGGCCCCGCTGCCTGTGAAGcgcgggccgccgccgccgcgcaggGCCGGCCCGCCCCCGAAGAGGGCCGCGCCGTCGGGCCCGGCCCGCAGCGGAAATGGTGGAATACACGGGCGGCCCCCGGCCACGCGGGGCCGAGACGGCTATGCCGGCCCGCTGCGCCGGGAGCCGCCGCCCCCGCGCCGGGACCCCTACCTGGGCCCCCGGGAGGAGGGCTACTCGCCCCGTGACAGCTACTCGTCGAGCCGCGACTACTCGAGCGCCCGCGACCCCCGGGGTTTTGCTCCCTCGCCCAGAGAGTACACCTACCGCGACTACGGCCACTCCAGCGCCCGGGACGACTGTCCATCGAGAGGCTACGGTGAGCGAGACGGCTACGGGGGGCGCGACCGCGACTACCTGTATCACCCGAGCGGAGGCTCCTACCGAGACCCCTTCGAGAGCTACGGGGACCCGCGCAGCGCCGCCCCTTCACGGGGGCCCCCGCCATCTTACGGCGGCGGCCGCTACGACGAGTACCGCGGCTGCCCGCCCGATGCTTACGGTGGCGGCCGGAGCGAGCGCTATTGGAGGGGCCGCGACCGGGCAGGCAGAGCTGATCGCGGGAGGCTGCGGTCCATGGAGAGGGGGTGCCCGCCCCCGCGCGAGTCCTACAGCGGGTCCGGCCGCAGGGCCCCACTAGGCGGAGGCCGCCTGGGAAGCTGTGCGGAGAGAGGGGGAGACCGGAGCAGATACTAA